AAAGCAACAACTATATCTCCATTATCAGGTACAGGTTGAGGAGCAACAATTACAATATCTCCAGAATTTAAATGAGCCTTTGACATACTATCACCTCTTACTCTAAGCAAAAAGGCATCACTCCGACCATGAAGATCAGACGTTAAAACGTCTCTATAGCCTTCGATATTTTCAGAAGCTAGCGTAGGGAGCCCAGCTCTAATCTCTCCAACTAGCGGCAATTTCATGGTCATTTCATCAGGAAGGGGAGGCATCAAAATCTTAATTGCGCGCCTTGCCTGCTTATCTCGATGAATAAATCCCCAATCCTGCAATTTTTCGAGTTGAATGGACACTCCCCTGAGCGACTTGATGCCAGTTGCCTTCATGATCTCAGGCACTGATGGTGAAAATCCATTCTTTAATTGAAATTTGGTGATATAGATAAACACCTTCTTCGCATTGTCTGTCAAATTGTTCATAGTATATATAATTCTACCATTGACAATTCTACTAAGCAAGTTTATAGTAGGTTTACTGCCCTCATTAGAGGGTAGTTGTGTAAGGAGTAGAAAAATGTCAATCAAAATAACATCAATCGATAAACCCAGTGGTAATCTATTGAATCCGCATGAAGCCATCAATCGATACGGCTGGATTAATGAGTCAACTGGAGTGTCAGGCATTAGCCTAAGAGTTCCTATGGTTGAGTGGATAAAAAATGGAGGTACGGCGTACGTAAAAGACCAATACGGACACATTGCTTACTGTCAAATCAGACTAAGTCAGCATAGCGTTGAATTCCTACAGACGGTTACTGATGGAAAATGGTCTAATAATCTATTGAGTCTGCCAAGAATAACTCAATAATTATTTAACTTACAAAGATTTATATGGAAAATAAGATAAAACATCTTGAGCTAATACAAGGCATTATAAATAGAATGTCGGGTAATTTATTTTATCTAAAAGGTTGGGCCATAACCCTTATTGCAGCTTTGTTCGCTTTGGCCGCTAAAGACTCAGATAAAAGATATATTTTAGTAGCCTATTTCCCTGTATTAGTTTTTTGGATATTAGACGGCTATTTTCTGTCTCAAGAGCGGTTGTTTAGAGATTTGTATGAAGACGTTAGGAAGCGAAATTCAAAAAACATTGATTACTCAATGGATGCTTCCAAATATATGAAGAATCCTAGGAATAGCTGGAT
The Elusimicrobiota bacterium DNA segment above includes these coding regions:
- the lexA_2 gene encoding LexA repressor gives rise to the protein MCPYWSFTYAVPPFFIHSTIGTLRLMPDTPVDSLIQPYRLMASCGFNRLPLGLSIDVILIDIFLLLTQLPSNEGSKPTINLLSRIVNGRIIYTMNNLTDNAKKVFIYITKFQLKNGFSPSVPEIMKATGIKSLRGVSIQLEKLQDWGFIHRDKQARRAIKILMPPLPDEMTMKLPLVGEIRAGLPTLASENIEGYRDVLTSDLHGRSDAFLLRVRGDSMSKAHLNSGDIVIVAPQPVPDNGDIVVAFMPDEETATLKRFKKMDDYVMLLPESHNPEYQPIIARSVMIQGKVIGKLADH